A stretch of Tautonia rosea DNA encodes these proteins:
- a CDS encoding NuoI/complex I 23 kDa subunit family protein — translation MKLDDPNLKRLEPPKLTLFEKTYLPQILGGLVVTGRHILGAAVGGKAITVQYPEEQHVPSANYRGVHRLNKDEQGRVKCVACMLCATACPAHCIDIVGATAPPEWEDREKYPESFVIDELRCIYCGMCEEACPVDAIELTGLYDLTGLSREEMIYDKTKLLSVFDMTKDAEPMQSGNPPATLALPTSPLEPEGPGPRPSSSAGIPPRS, via the coding sequence GTGAAACTGGACGACCCGAACCTCAAGCGTCTTGAGCCCCCGAAGCTCACACTGTTTGAGAAAACCTATCTTCCTCAGATTCTCGGCGGACTTGTTGTGACTGGCCGTCACATCCTCGGCGCGGCGGTTGGTGGCAAGGCCATTACCGTCCAGTACCCTGAGGAACAGCACGTTCCCTCGGCGAATTATCGTGGCGTCCACCGCTTAAACAAGGATGAGCAAGGGCGCGTTAAGTGTGTTGCCTGCATGCTCTGCGCTACCGCTTGCCCCGCCCATTGTATCGATATTGTCGGAGCCACAGCCCCTCCCGAGTGGGAAGACCGTGAGAAATACCCCGAGAGTTTCGTGATCGATGAGCTCCGTTGTATCTATTGCGGTATGTGCGAGGAAGCCTGTCCTGTCGATGCCATCGAACTGACTGGGTTGTACGACCTGACCGGCCTCAGCCGTGAAGAGATGATCTACGACAAGACCAAGCTTCTCTCAGTCTTTGATATGACCAAGGACGCTGAGCCGATGCAATCGGGTAATCCACCGGCCACCCTTGCCTTGCCCACCTCGCCGCTCGAACCCGAGGGTCCTGGCCCTCGACCTTCCTCCTCCGCTGGCATCCCCCCCAGGAGCTGA
- the nuoH gene encoding NADH-quinone oxidoreductase subunit NuoH, with translation MATWQFLVILVKIVLIVGIFQGAVAYMIMLERKIAAWAQDRVGPNRAGPFGLLQPLADGAKMLLKEDVIPGYVNRPLYILAPAIAIVAATIGFAVVPFGPVGTDAPTVSGHAIEFQIAPNVDIGILYVFAIGSLAVYAVILGGWASNNKYSFLGGLRNSAQIISYEIPLGLSVLGMIMMARSLDLGEIMAWQEQNGLGFIPAWGILVQPLGCLIFLISAFAETNRLPFDLAEAEQELVGGFHTEYSAMKFGMFFLGEYLHVITVSFLMSILFLGGWDPLFFDLGSNGWISAVIKVGVLFFKVFLMVVFIMWIRWTLPRFRYDQLMNLAWKALIPLALLNLIVTMILLQLFRGIG, from the coding sequence ATGGCGACCTGGCAGTTTCTTGTCATCCTGGTGAAGATCGTTCTGATTGTTGGCATTTTCCAGGGTGCCGTGGCGTACATGATTATGCTTGAACGCAAGATCGCAGCCTGGGCACAAGACCGCGTCGGCCCGAACCGGGCTGGTCCGTTCGGTCTGCTTCAGCCGCTCGCGGATGGCGCGAAGATGTTGCTGAAAGAGGATGTGATCCCCGGGTACGTGAATCGACCGCTCTATATCCTCGCTCCGGCGATCGCCATCGTTGCCGCCACGATCGGGTTCGCAGTCGTGCCATTTGGCCCGGTCGGAACTGATGCTCCCACGGTGAGTGGGCACGCGATCGAATTTCAGATTGCTCCAAACGTTGACATCGGGATTCTCTATGTCTTTGCGATCGGTAGTCTTGCAGTCTACGCCGTGATCCTCGGGGGCTGGGCCTCGAACAACAAGTACTCCTTCCTCGGCGGTTTGCGGAACAGTGCTCAAATTATCAGTTATGAAATCCCGCTTGGTCTTTCCGTGCTCGGGATGATCATGATGGCTCGCTCTCTCGACCTGGGCGAGATCATGGCCTGGCAAGAGCAGAATGGCTTGGGATTCATCCCTGCCTGGGGCATTTTGGTCCAACCTCTTGGCTGCCTCATCTTCCTGATTAGTGCCTTTGCCGAGACGAATCGCCTACCTTTCGACCTTGCCGAGGCCGAGCAGGAACTTGTTGGTGGTTTTCACACCGAATATTCGGCGATGAAATTCGGCATGTTCTTTCTTGGCGAATACCTGCATGTGATCACCGTCAGCTTCCTGATGTCCATCCTTTTTCTAGGAGGTTGGGATCCCCTGTTCTTTGACCTGGGCTCGAACGGTTGGATTTCGGCGGTCATCAAGGTCGGCGTCCTCTTCTTCAAGGTCTTCCTCATGGTCGTCTTCATCATGTGGATTCGCTGGACCTTGCCGCGATTCCGATACGATCAACTTATGAACCTTGCCTGGAAGGCACTGATTCCCTTGGCCTTGCTCAATCTCATCGTCACCATGATCTTGCTTCAACTCTTCCGGGGTATCGGCTGA
- a CDS encoding molybdopterin-dependent oxidoreductase — translation MATIIINGTEYTLPEGERLNAIQAAQRFGIEIPYYCWHPALSVVANCRMCEIQVGAKDPKTGEIKMIPKMVPGCQTPAKDGTVIVTDSPEVQAHQSMIMEYLLINHPLDCPVCDQAGQCGLQDYSFKHGQSVHRFVEERTINPRKDVSDQIQLNMDRCIMCTRCVRFTREITGTNELQVERRGNHAEITTFPDRPLDNPLAGNVVDLCPVGALLDKDFLHRQRFWFNDQHKSVCTRCSTGCNITAEENRGKIWRLRARFNPKVNDYWICDEGRYSYKSANDPNLLPGMFVREGASLQEAPVDRALDTARTRLKEIATQGGRIAAVVSPFLTVEESYLLCSYVKGLNPSAQLVLGPYSVVGENVVFTPDQRAGRTGDTSFVVPRPFTIHAEKCPNRNGVERILTHFQGSVKTFQQFRVELGTQPLDALFITGGGHDPVYEGPEMIALREAAKFLVVQDVWPTDLAGLADVILSSATFAEKAGCYVNSSGRLQYASASLPPRDGSLPDLDLLAILMERPGGGPVSSGDVLAELASKVPGFEAVNRLEGQFPEFGLLLDEEETPIPGMAFYVDPWHAPRGKVTLAR, via the coding sequence ATGGCCACCATCATCATCAACGGTACGGAGTACACGCTGCCCGAGGGCGAGCGGCTGAACGCCATTCAGGCGGCACAGCGGTTCGGGATCGAGATCCCGTACTACTGTTGGCATCCCGCCCTCTCCGTCGTGGCCAATTGTCGGATGTGTGAGATCCAGGTCGGCGCGAAGGATCCGAAGACCGGGGAGATCAAGATGATCCCCAAAATGGTCCCCGGTTGCCAGACGCCGGCGAAAGATGGGACCGTGATCGTCACCGATAGCCCTGAAGTACAGGCGCATCAGTCGATGATCATGGAATATCTCCTGATCAACCACCCGCTTGACTGCCCCGTCTGTGACCAGGCAGGGCAGTGCGGGTTGCAAGATTACAGTTTCAAGCATGGTCAGTCGGTCCACCGGTTTGTGGAAGAGCGGACCATCAATCCTCGCAAGGACGTTTCGGATCAGATTCAGCTGAACATGGACCGGTGCATTATGTGCACCCGTTGTGTCCGGTTCACCCGAGAGATCACCGGGACCAACGAGCTCCAGGTTGAGCGTCGCGGCAATCACGCGGAGATCACCACCTTCCCCGATCGCCCGCTTGACAATCCGCTCGCCGGGAACGTGGTCGACCTTTGCCCGGTCGGAGCCCTGCTCGACAAGGATTTCCTCCACAGGCAGCGGTTCTGGTTCAATGACCAACATAAATCGGTCTGCACTCGTTGCTCTACCGGTTGTAACATCACCGCTGAGGAGAACCGCGGGAAAATCTGGCGCTTGAGGGCGAGATTTAACCCGAAGGTCAACGATTACTGGATCTGTGACGAGGGTCGGTACAGTTATAAGTCGGCCAACGATCCCAATCTCCTGCCGGGAATGTTTGTCCGCGAGGGGGCAAGTTTGCAGGAAGCGCCGGTGGACCGCGCACTCGATACAGCTCGAACGCGATTGAAGGAGATTGCGACTCAAGGGGGCCGGATCGCCGCCGTGGTTTCCCCCTTCTTAACCGTCGAGGAATCCTATCTCCTTTGCTCTTACGTCAAGGGTCTGAATCCATCGGCTCAACTGGTGCTCGGACCTTACTCGGTTGTGGGAGAGAATGTGGTATTCACTCCCGATCAGCGAGCCGGGCGTACGGGAGACACCTCCTTTGTGGTTCCTCGTCCCTTCACCATTCATGCCGAAAAGTGCCCGAATCGGAACGGTGTGGAACGCATCCTGACCCATTTCCAGGGTTCGGTGAAGACGTTTCAACAGTTCCGCGTCGAGTTGGGCACTCAACCGCTCGACGCACTGTTCATCACCGGAGGCGGTCATGACCCGGTGTACGAAGGCCCGGAAATGATCGCCTTGAGGGAGGCGGCCAAGTTCCTGGTGGTTCAAGACGTATGGCCGACTGATCTTGCAGGCCTTGCGGATGTGATTCTTTCGTCGGCGACCTTTGCCGAAAAAGCTGGCTGCTATGTCAACTCATCAGGTCGCTTGCAATATGCGTCTGCGTCACTACCGCCTCGTGACGGCAGCTTGCCTGATCTTGATCTCCTGGCGATTTTGATGGAACGTCCTGGCGGTGGTCCGGTCTCCTCCGGCGACGTTCTGGCTGAATTGGCCAGCAAGGTCCCCGGTTTCGAGGCCGTGAACCGGCTCGAAGGTCAGTTCCCTGAATTCGGGCTCCTTCTCGATGAGGAGGAGACTCCCATTCCAGGCATGGCGTTTTATGTTGACCCCTGGCATGCTCCTCGAGGTAAGGTCACCCTGGCTCGATGA
- the nuoF gene encoding NADH-quinone oxidoreductase subunit NuoF has translation MASFEPVLTRNFEIENSQSLEVYESRGGYKAARKALTSMSPDEVVQLVKDSELRGRGGAGFPTGLKWTFLPKDRQQTFMCVNGDESEPATFNNRYLLERDPHQMIEGIIISCFATKASTAYLYNRFEYITATRIMEKAIAEAKKAGYLGKNIFGSGFDLEIYVHRGAGAYICGEETGLIESLEGKRGWPRIKPPFPAVEGAFRKPTVVNNIETLCCVPHIVERGVDWFKSIGTPKSYGPKLYTISGHVNKQVCVELPLGVTTRQLIEEHGGGVWKGRKAKAAVPGGISMGLLSADELDVPLDFEEIRKTGCLGLGTAAVTVVDDHTPIMDVLYNTCRFFAHESCGQCTPCREGTTWFYKTMKRIKAGGGRLEDLEVMGQLANNMGLTPGTTICGLADGAAWPIKNALAKFRPELEAYIRTHQHPDARPTSLQEAIYQGALPSRLGSGSPVPLALVEAPANSPRLSPGA, from the coding sequence GTGGCATCCTTCGAACCCGTCTTGACGCGAAACTTCGAGATTGAGAACAGTCAATCGCTCGAGGTCTATGAGTCTCGCGGCGGTTACAAGGCCGCTCGCAAGGCCTTGACCTCCATGTCCCCGGATGAGGTGGTGCAACTCGTCAAGGATTCCGAGTTGCGGGGACGAGGCGGCGCAGGGTTCCCAACTGGTCTGAAATGGACGTTTCTCCCCAAAGACCGCCAGCAGACGTTCATGTGCGTCAATGGCGATGAGAGCGAGCCGGCGACGTTCAACAACCGGTACTTGTTGGAGCGTGACCCACACCAGATGATCGAGGGGATCATCATCTCCTGCTTTGCCACCAAGGCGAGCACCGCTTACCTCTACAATCGCTTCGAATACATCACCGCCACTCGAATCATGGAGAAGGCAATCGCGGAGGCGAAGAAGGCTGGTTATCTCGGCAAGAACATCTTCGGATCGGGCTTTGATCTGGAGATTTACGTTCACCGAGGCGCTGGAGCGTACATCTGCGGTGAAGAAACGGGCTTGATCGAAAGTCTTGAAGGAAAGCGGGGATGGCCTCGGATCAAGCCCCCGTTTCCGGCGGTTGAGGGCGCGTTTCGCAAGCCGACCGTGGTGAACAACATCGAAACCCTCTGCTGCGTTCCTCATATTGTCGAGCGAGGGGTTGATTGGTTCAAGTCAATCGGCACTCCAAAAAGCTACGGGCCGAAGCTGTATACGATTTCCGGCCATGTCAACAAGCAGGTCTGCGTGGAACTTCCCCTCGGCGTGACGACTCGCCAGCTGATCGAGGAACACGGCGGAGGGGTCTGGAAAGGTCGAAAGGCCAAGGCTGCAGTCCCTGGGGGCATCAGCATGGGGCTGTTGAGTGCGGACGAACTGGATGTTCCGCTCGATTTTGAGGAGATCCGGAAAACCGGCTGCCTCGGCCTCGGCACTGCCGCAGTGACCGTCGTTGATGACCATACGCCCATTATGGACGTGCTCTACAATACCTGTCGTTTCTTTGCTCACGAAAGCTGTGGGCAATGCACACCGTGCCGTGAGGGAACGACATGGTTCTACAAGACCATGAAGCGCATCAAGGCCGGTGGTGGTCGCCTCGAAGATCTCGAGGTGATGGGTCAACTGGCAAACAACATGGGTCTGACTCCTGGCACGACCATCTGTGGTCTCGCCGATGGAGCTGCCTGGCCGATCAAGAATGCCCTTGCCAAGTTCCGGCCCGAACTTGAAGCGTACATCCGTACGCATCAACATCCTGATGCGAGACCGACTTCGCTTCAGGAGGCGATTTACCAGGGTGCGTTGCCTTCTCGGCTTGGCTCTGGTTCTCCTGTGCCGCTGGCCTTGGTGGAAGCCCCTGCGAATAGTCCTCGTTTGTCGCCCGGGGCTTGA
- a CDS encoding NADH-quinone oxidoreductase subunit NuoE family protein — MPAAESPSTAPLLNESIREKIRAYIPRYPDKRAVTLPALHIVHEHLRCVPYRAMEEIAEILDLQPADVHDTMSFYGFFPQAPIGEKRLWLCRSISCMLRGGDELLGVACQAAGVEGPGQTTPDGALTVEFAECLGICDHAPAALCDDGRIYGPLDEAKVAEMIQDVRDPSRAPAPEG; from the coding sequence ATGCCCGCTGCCGAGAGTCCCAGCACCGCACCGTTGCTCAACGAGTCGATCCGGGAGAAAATCCGCGCCTACATCCCTCGGTATCCCGATAAGCGGGCGGTCACGCTCCCCGCGTTGCATATCGTCCACGAGCATCTCCGATGTGTCCCTTATCGGGCGATGGAAGAGATCGCCGAGATTCTCGATCTTCAACCGGCAGATGTTCATGACACGATGAGCTTCTACGGCTTTTTCCCCCAGGCACCGATCGGCGAAAAACGCCTCTGGCTTTGCCGGTCCATCTCATGCATGCTCCGGGGGGGAGACGAATTGCTTGGGGTCGCCTGTCAGGCGGCGGGTGTCGAGGGTCCTGGGCAAACGACCCCGGACGGGGCCTTGACTGTTGAGTTTGCCGAGTGCCTTGGGATTTGCGATCATGCCCCGGCCGCACTGTGCGATGACGGACGCATTTACGGACCACTCGACGAAGCGAAGGTTGCCGAGATGATTCAGGATGTGCGGGACCCTTCCCGTGCTCCTGCACCCGAGGGTTGA
- the nuoD gene encoding NADH dehydrogenase (quinone) subunit D — translation MPVNLLEDDLDMNVGTGEHEYHWTLNFGPQHPATHTTLRLVLELDGERIVKATPHIGYLHSGFEKLGEHLTFNQYVTVADRKNYISPPMNEVAWHHAVEKLLDIELTPRCKYIRVIIGELSRISDHLLCTGAAALDLGAFTAFLFAFNLREMIYDVYEQMSGYRFHPGYTRVGGVLYDFDDKVLQRIERVLQQTPKVLKDMEKLLFRNRIFLDRMRGVGVLTKEMAINLSCSGPIARASGVTYDLRKDEPYLAYPDFTFQVPYATEGDCYARFQVRMEEMVQSLEIIRQAVKNLPSGPANVPISEKFPLPDKGTAYNSMEGLIQHFELIMPNRGPDSPRDEVYAAVESPNGELGYYLVADGSQVAWRTRTRPPSFIHFAVFPHLIKDHLIADVVAVLGSLSIIAAELDR, via the coding sequence ATGCCGGTTAATTTGCTCGAAGACGACCTCGACATGAACGTCGGGACGGGCGAGCACGAATATCACTGGACGCTCAACTTCGGCCCACAACACCCGGCCACTCATACGACACTGCGTCTCGTGCTTGAGCTCGATGGCGAGCGGATTGTCAAGGCGACGCCTCACATTGGCTATTTACACTCGGGCTTCGAGAAACTCGGCGAGCATCTGACGTTCAATCAGTATGTGACCGTTGCCGACCGCAAGAACTACATCAGCCCACCGATGAACGAGGTGGCCTGGCATCACGCGGTCGAGAAACTGCTTGATATTGAACTGACGCCGCGTTGCAAGTACATCCGCGTGATCATCGGCGAACTTTCCCGGATCAGCGACCACCTGCTTTGCACCGGGGCTGCTGCCCTCGACCTCGGTGCTTTCACGGCGTTTCTGTTCGCGTTCAACCTTCGCGAGATGATTTACGACGTCTACGAGCAGATGTCGGGCTATCGATTCCATCCGGGTTACACGCGCGTTGGTGGTGTCCTTTATGACTTCGACGACAAGGTTCTTCAGCGCATTGAGCGAGTCTTGCAACAGACTCCCAAGGTGCTCAAGGACATGGAAAAACTTCTCTTCCGCAACCGAATCTTTCTTGATCGGATGCGAGGCGTAGGCGTTTTGACCAAGGAGATGGCGATTAACCTCTCGTGCAGCGGGCCGATCGCCCGGGCAAGCGGGGTAACGTACGACCTTCGTAAGGACGAGCCGTATCTTGCCTACCCGGACTTCACGTTCCAGGTGCCTTACGCCACGGAAGGGGATTGCTACGCTCGCTTCCAGGTCCGCATGGAAGAAATGGTTCAGAGCCTTGAGATCATTCGTCAGGCAGTGAAAAACTTGCCCAGCGGGCCGGCCAATGTGCCGATTTCTGAGAAGTTTCCTTTGCCCGATAAAGGAACCGCTTACAACAGCATGGAAGGGTTGATCCAGCATTTTGAGCTGATCATGCCCAACCGAGGGCCGGACAGCCCTCGCGATGAAGTGTATGCCGCTGTTGAGAGTCCCAACGGCGAACTTGGGTACTATCTCGTCGCCGATGGTTCTCAGGTGGCCTGGCGGACCCGAACCCGCCCGCCGTCGTTCATTCACTTTGCCGTCTTCCCGCATCTGATTAAAGATCACTTGATCGCCGACGTCGTCGCGGTCCTGGGAAGTCTGAGTATCATCGCCGCGGAACTGGATCGCTGA
- a CDS encoding NADH-quinone oxidoreductase subunit C yields the protein MSEATSMTSHPIVDQLTERFGGSLIRSSTFRDNLRVLVDRSALFEVLSFLKDNAGYTFLSELGGIDYLGYPDRQEGSRFEVHYVLLKQETSDRIIIKVGVDDPDPTLPSVMPLWGGANWMEREVFDMYGIRFDGHPDLRRILMPDEFTSYPLRKDYPLRGRGERHNFPKITRDQS from the coding sequence ATGAGCGAAGCGACCTCGATGACCTCGCATCCGATTGTCGACCAGTTGACCGAGCGATTCGGCGGGTCCTTGATCCGCTCGTCGACCTTTCGAGACAATCTCCGGGTGCTCGTCGATCGCTCGGCCCTCTTCGAGGTGCTTTCGTTCCTGAAGGACAACGCCGGTTACACGTTCCTTTCCGAACTGGGAGGGATCGACTATCTCGGGTACCCCGATCGCCAGGAGGGTTCCCGGTTCGAGGTTCACTACGTCTTGCTGAAGCAGGAAACCTCGGATCGCATCATCATCAAGGTAGGTGTCGATGACCCGGATCCCACGCTCCCTTCGGTCATGCCGCTCTGGGGAGGGGCGAATTGGATGGAGCGTGAAGTCTTCGACATGTACGGGATCCGATTCGATGGTCATCCCGACCTTCGTCGCATCCTGATGCCCGATGAGTTTACCTCCTACCCGTTGCGGAAAGATTATCCGCTTCGCGGTCGGGGTGAGCGACACAACTTCCCGAAGATCACCCGAGATCAGTCCTGA
- a CDS encoding NADH-quinone oxidoreductase subunit B, which yields MPATKGGIEVPENVIMTTVDSVVSAARKYSLWPMPFATACCGIELMAVGASRFDISRFGAEVMRFSPRQCDLLIVAGRVAMKMLPVLQRIWLQMPEPKWSISMGACASTGGIFDTYAVVQGVDRFIPIDVYIPGCPPRPEQILRALMDMQAKIQAGGSVFGTGLPELAEREKMLAEKRNLPAGLATAPERGDEGRFGYRSPGGDALLGIDETR from the coding sequence ATGCCGGCCACCAAGGGCGGAATTGAGGTCCCTGAAAATGTCATTATGACGACTGTCGACTCGGTCGTCAGCGCTGCGAGGAAATACAGCCTCTGGCCCATGCCGTTTGCCACCGCCTGCTGCGGAATCGAATTGATGGCCGTCGGTGCCAGCCGTTTTGATATCTCTCGCTTCGGCGCTGAGGTCATGCGGTTCAGTCCTCGTCAGTGCGACCTGCTCATCGTTGCCGGCCGGGTGGCCATGAAGATGCTTCCGGTCTTGCAGCGTATCTGGCTGCAGATGCCCGAGCCAAAGTGGTCGATCAGCATGGGGGCCTGCGCCAGCACGGGAGGGATTTTCGACACCTATGCAGTCGTGCAAGGGGTCGACCGCTTTATCCCGATCGATGTCTACATCCCTGGTTGCCCACCTCGGCCAGAGCAAATTCTGAGGGCCTTGATGGACATGCAGGCCAAGATTCAGGCGGGCGGTTCGGTCTTTGGCACCGGCCTTCCAGAACTGGCTGAACGAGAAAAGATGCTTGCTGAGAAGCGAAATCTTCCTGCTGGCCTTGCCACCGCTCCCGAGCGAGGCGATGAGGGACGTTTCGGCTACAGATCTCCCGGTGGCGATGCCTTGCTTGGGATTGACGAAACCCGCTAA
- a CDS encoding NADH-quinone oxidoreductase subunit A has product MSYLLSPGRRKTPSNRVKQMPYESGMDPIGDARQRFDIRYYLVAIEFLIFDVELLLLYPWAVGQWHRDETSTALGASYGVPLELRTMAFFGVLAFLGILVAGFAYTWKKGVYEWR; this is encoded by the coding sequence ATGAGCTATTTGTTGAGCCCCGGTCGCCGCAAGACCCCCTCAAACCGGGTCAAGCAGATGCCCTACGAGTCGGGGATGGACCCGATTGGCGATGCTCGGCAACGGTTCGATATTCGATACTATCTCGTGGCGATCGAGTTCCTCATCTTCGACGTGGAACTGCTTCTCCTCTACCCCTGGGCTGTTGGCCAGTGGCACCGTGACGAAACCTCGACCGCCCTCGGGGCGTCGTACGGCGTGCCGCTGGAATTAAGGACAATGGCCTTCTTCGGCGTACTGGCGTTCCTCGGAATTCTGGTCGCCGGATTCGCCTACACCTGGAAGAAGGGGGTTTACGAATGGCGATGA
- the proB gene encoding glutamate 5-kinase: MERDLVREDLAHSSPIWVLKVGTSVLAAPNGTLDERRIANLSDQIAEVVQSGKRVALVSSGAVGAGIGRLGLARRPTDLRHLQAAAASGQAHLIRAYDEAFRKHGFSAAQLLLTRSDFDDRARYLNVRNTLLTLFEYGSIPIINENDTVSVDEIRFGDNDYLAALVTNLLSAPLLVILSVVDGLLRCDPSQAATVTSGSGNEPIRVIHDLDQAIQEHVGPGRSLLGSGGMRSKLEAARLVARAGGSVIITSGLRSDAIHQVLYGRPIGTLIPASGATQQARRRWIGLTARPRGFLIVDDGARLALESGRSSLLAIGIVGLEGQFRKGDVVGIRDLQGHEFARGLCNYSLEETQGIQGLRTDQIQELRGRVDYDEVIHRDNLVVLG; this comes from the coding sequence ATGGAGCGGGACCTGGTCCGGGAAGACCTCGCACACTCGTCACCAATCTGGGTCCTCAAGGTCGGGACCAGTGTGCTCGCGGCGCCCAATGGGACGCTGGATGAACGTCGCATTGCCAATCTCTCGGATCAGATTGCCGAGGTCGTCCAGTCTGGAAAACGTGTAGCCCTCGTCAGTTCGGGAGCCGTTGGAGCCGGAATCGGTCGCCTCGGGCTCGCAAGACGGCCGACCGACCTTCGCCACCTTCAGGCGGCTGCAGCCTCAGGGCAGGCGCACTTGATTCGGGCGTATGACGAGGCTTTCCGAAAGCATGGCTTCAGCGCAGCGCAACTCCTCTTGACTCGTTCGGACTTCGACGACCGCGCTCGTTACCTGAATGTCCGAAATACCCTGCTCACCCTCTTCGAATACGGATCGATCCCGATCATCAATGAGAACGACACGGTCAGCGTCGATGAGATCCGGTTCGGAGATAACGATTATCTCGCCGCCCTGGTGACCAATCTGCTCTCTGCGCCCTTGCTTGTCATTTTGAGCGTGGTGGATGGGCTTCTGCGGTGCGACCCTTCTCAGGCCGCAACTGTGACCTCGGGGAGTGGGAACGAGCCGATCCGAGTGATTCATGATCTTGATCAAGCCATTCAGGAACATGTGGGACCCGGACGAAGCCTTCTCGGTTCTGGAGGAATGAGGAGCAAGCTGGAAGCCGCCCGGCTGGTGGCCCGAGCCGGTGGATCGGTGATCATCACCTCCGGTTTGCGTTCTGACGCGATCCATCAAGTGCTCTATGGTCGCCCGATCGGCACCCTTATCCCTGCTTCTGGAGCGACCCAGCAGGCCCGACGCCGATGGATTGGTCTAACCGCCCGTCCGAGGGGCTTCCTCATTGTCGATGACGGCGCTCGGCTGGCCCTCGAATCAGGTCGGAGTAGTCTCCTGGCGATTGGGATCGTCGGTCTCGAAGGACAATTTCGGAAAGGAGATGTGGTCGGAATCCGGGACCTTCAGGGGCACGAATTTGCCCGAGGACTCTGCAATTATTCCCTCGAAGAAACCCAAGGGATCCAGGGCCTACGTACCGATCAGATTCAAGAACTCCGAGGACGTGTGGATTACGATGAAGTTATCCATCGGGATAATCTGGTTGTGCTCGGATAA